In Cicer arietinum cultivar CDC Frontier isolate Library 1 chromosome 7, Cicar.CDCFrontier_v2.0, whole genome shotgun sequence, a single window of DNA contains:
- the LOC101505611 gene encoding cyclic nucleotide-gated ion channel 1-like, giving the protein MSSKEKKFVRFEDWKSESSSFNIEKYDSSIDGLEKRKVRSSLSPANNESEKKSVCRRNVLDPQGPLLQKWNKIFVITCVMAISMDPLFFYIPVIDEKRKCLKLDGTLKVTAGVLRTFFDLFYILRIVFQFRTGFIAPSSRVFGRGEPVDDPFAIAMRYLSSHFIIDILSILPLPQMVMLAMIPIPQRSVPCIAKDWLKYMIIAQYAPRLLRIYPLFKEVTNTSGILTETAWAGAAYNLFLYMLASHVVGAFWYLFSIESQLRCWHRQLKHTAFSDDSYLSCGRRVNSSVLSLLNNATTCPYTDPDEIIDPMVFNFGIFIDGLKSRVVESRTNLHHKFFYCFWWGLRNLSSVGQNLKTSTYIGEIIFAIFIAVFGLVLFALLIGNMQKYLQSTTVRVEEMRIKRRDAEQWMCHRMLPEYLKQRIRRYEQYKWQENRGVEEETLIRNLPKDLRRDIKRHLCLDLLKKVPIFGNMDKQLLDAMCDKLKPVLYTEKSYVVCEGDPVDEMLFIMRGKLATVSTNGGRTGFFNSSELKAGDFCGEELLTWALYPTPSSNLPISTSTVQTISEVEAFALLPDDLKIVASQFRRLINTKQLKHTFRFSSWKWRTWGARFIQVVWRRNREKRAQKSLREAEEKQQHGSQNDEEGSSPSFATTVYVQRFASNALRHLRSGKKMPQPKRMLPLLPMKPAEPDFLTKKNYD; this is encoded by the exons ATGAGTTCtaaagaaaagaaatttgtgag ATTTGAAGATTGGAAATCAGAATCATCAtcttttaatattgaaaaatatgattCTTCAATTGATGGacttgaaaaaagaaaagttagATCAAGTTTAAGTCCTGCAAACAATGAATCAGAGAAAAAATCAGTTTGTAGACGCAATGTTCTTGATCCACAAGGTCCACTACTTCAAAAATGGAACAAGATCTTTGTCATAACGTGTGTGATGGCGATATCAATGGACCCGTTGTTCTTTTACATACCTGTGATTGATGAGAAGAGAAAATGTCTTAAATTGGATGGAACATTGAAGGTTACTGCTGGTGTTCTTCGCACATTCTTCGATCTTTTCTACATTCTTCGCATTGTTTTTCAGTTTCGAACCGGGTTTATTGCCCCTTCTTCGCGTGTATTCGGAAGGGGCGAACCGGTTGATGATCCTTTTGCTATAGCCATGAGATACTTAAGTTCTCACTTCATCATTGATATTCTATCAATTCTTCCACTTCCTCAG ATGGTAATGTTAGCTATGATTCCAATTCCACAACGCTCAGTTCCATGTATAGCAAAGGATTGGTTGAAGTATATGATAATAGCGCAGTATGCGCCGAGACTATTGCGAATCTATCCATTGTTCAAAGAAGTAACAAACACTTCTGGTATATTGACTGAGACAGCATGGGCTGGAGCTGCTTataatctttttctttatatgCTAGCAAGTCAT GTTGTTGGAGCTTTTTGGTACTTGTTTTCGATAGAATCGCAGTTGCGCTGTTGGCATCGACAATTGAAGCATACTGCATTCTCTGATGATTCATATTTGAGCTGTGGACGACGAGTTAATTCAAGTGTTTTATCGCTTCTCAACAATGCTACTACTTGTCCTTACACTGATCCTGATGAAATCATTGATCCAATGGTTTTCAATTTTGGAATATTCATCGATGGTCTTAAGTCTCGTGTGGTTGAATCTAGAACTAATTTGCATCATAAGTTCTTCTACTGCTTTTGGTGGGGTTTGCGCAATTTAAG TTCTGTTGGACAGAACTTGAAGACAAGCACTTATATTGGAGAGATAATATTTGCAATATTCATAGCAGTGTTTGGATTGGTGCTATTTGCATTACTTATTGGAAATATGCAG AAATATCTACAATCTACAACAGTTAGAGTTGAAGAGATGAGAATAAAAAGGAGGGATGCAGAACAATGGATGTGCCATAGAATGCTACCGGAGTACTTAAAGCAAAGAATTAGAAGATATGAACAATACAAATGGCAAGAAAATCGCGGTGTTGAAGAGGAGACATTAATTCGGAACCTCCCTAAAGATCTAAGAAGAGACATAAAGAGACATCTTTGCTTAGATTTACTTAAAAAA GTGCCAATATTTGGAAACATGGATAAACAATTGTTGGATGCAATGTGTGATAAATTGAAGCCAGTACTTTATACTGAAAAAAGTTATGTTGTTTGCGAAGGCGATCCAGTGGACGAAATGCTCTTCATAATGCGAGGAAAACTCGCTACTGTCAGCACCAATGGTGGAAGAACTGGTTTCTTTAACTCGTCTGAGCTTAAAGCTGGCGATTTTTGTGGAGAGGAGCTTCTAACATGGGCCTTGTATCCTACACCTTCTTCAAACTTGCCTATTTCAACTAGCACAGTTCAAACTATTTCAGAAGTTGAAGCTTTTGCTCTTTTGCCTGATGATTTGAAGATTGTTGCTTCCCAATTTCGCCGTCTTAttaacacaaaacaactcaaacacaCTTTCAG ATTCTCTTCCTGGAAATGGAGGACATGGGGAGCGCGATTCATACAAGTAGTTTGGCGTAGAAACAGGGAAAAAAGGGCTCAGAAATCGTTACGTGAAGcagaagaaaaacaacaacatgGTTCTCAAAATGATGAAGAAGGATCCTCACCAAGCTTTGCTACCACCGTATATGTACAAAGGTTTGCATCCAATGCATTAAGGCATTTGAGAAGTGGCAAGAAAATGCCACAACCAAAGAGAATGCTTCCACTCTTGCCTATGAAACCAGCTGAGCCAGATTTCCTCACTAAAAAAAACTATGATTAA